A DNA window from Hymenobacter aquaticus contains the following coding sequences:
- a CDS encoding SusC/RagA family TonB-linked outer membrane protein, translating into MKNWLLLLVLLLGLAAHASAQQARQLTGQVLDDATGQGLPGVTVVVRNTTIGASTDADGNFTLSLPAGTEPTLVFSYVGYLASTVAAADNGGAVKVRLKTDQKALDEVVVIGYGEVKKSDVTGSIVSVKEEDLKKIPAANVMETLQGRLPGVDITSAGGSAGAAVNITVRGNRSILASNGPLFIVDGVQYNSIQDINPNDIQNMEVLKDAASTAIYGARGANGVIIVTTKKGAAGKTRVTLNSYYGRTDVAFYPKVNNGAEYVAQKREANRTTGNWTSPTDDSKIFTPLELQAIANGTSTNWADLLLRNGVQQEHQIGIAGGSEKTKFYLSADYYNEQGLFRNDQLNRYSFRANIDQAINDKVRVGLQNQLTYYNLDARRDPTNLANKINPLFTPYDANGGFVNYPNNAAFLNPLADEQANAYANNTRRTRTFSTAYVSYQILPSLNLRSNLGLTLSNERSGIYQGQYSIDRNGQVNQASYGTGFETNWSWENILNYNKTLGDHSLNVTGVTSLLTFNLENSVAQGRGIPVPYQQYYALANSAQPVQPYTNLTRSKLLSLTGRVQYGYKSRYLLTLTAREDASSKLYTGNKAAFFPSAAVAWRIVDENFMKGVTPVTDLKLRVSYGRAGNYDVAPYSSQSLLTRIPFSFGEVSAAGYGFDKRVGNTNLDWEISWTKNVGLDFGLIRNRLTGSIDVYETLTSDLLLDNNLPSTTGRGNIIENIGGTRNRGVEVGVNALAVETPDFRWNVGATWFKNQERILELGGADDLLNNRFVGYPVRVFYDYEKIGIWQANEVDAAKAFGQKPGQIKVKDQNGDGKITAAADRVVLGTAVPKWSGSFNSDFAYKGIDLSFQVFARIGQMINYEYAQIFDPQGIENSGVHNYWTPENPSNDYPRPDASLSKSTMQNSLYGTTLQYRDGSFAKLRGVTLGYNLPKGLLEKIGVGTARIYVQGKNLVTVSKIDNYDPERGGPITTPIPRVVLAGINLGF; encoded by the coding sequence ATGAAAAACTGGTTACTACTACTTGTGCTGCTACTCGGGCTGGCCGCGCACGCCAGCGCCCAGCAGGCCCGCCAGCTGACGGGCCAGGTGCTCGACGACGCCACCGGGCAGGGGCTGCCGGGCGTGACGGTCGTGGTCCGGAACACCACCATCGGGGCCAGCACCGACGCCGACGGCAACTTTACGCTGAGTTTGCCGGCCGGCACCGAGCCCACGCTCGTGTTCAGCTACGTGGGCTACCTGGCCAGCACCGTCGCGGCGGCCGACAACGGTGGCGCGGTGAAGGTGCGCCTCAAAACCGACCAGAAGGCCCTGGATGAAGTCGTAGTCATCGGTTACGGCGAAGTGAAGAAGAGCGACGTGACCGGCTCCATCGTGTCGGTGAAGGAGGAGGATTTGAAGAAGATTCCGGCCGCTAACGTGATGGAAACTTTGCAGGGCCGCCTGCCCGGCGTGGATATTACCAGCGCCGGGGGCTCGGCCGGGGCCGCCGTCAACATTACCGTGCGCGGCAACCGCTCGATTCTGGCCAGCAACGGCCCGCTCTTTATCGTGGATGGGGTGCAGTACAACTCTATTCAGGACATCAACCCCAACGATATTCAGAACATGGAAGTGCTGAAAGACGCGGCTTCCACGGCTATTTACGGGGCCCGGGGCGCCAACGGCGTTATTATCGTGACCACCAAGAAAGGCGCGGCCGGCAAAACCCGCGTGACGCTGAACTCCTACTACGGCCGCACCGACGTGGCCTTTTACCCCAAGGTGAACAACGGAGCCGAGTACGTGGCCCAGAAGCGCGAGGCCAACCGCACCACGGGCAACTGGACCAGCCCCACCGACGACTCGAAGATCTTTACCCCGCTGGAGCTGCAGGCCATTGCCAACGGCACGTCTACCAACTGGGCCGACCTGCTGCTGCGCAACGGCGTGCAGCAGGAGCACCAGATCGGCATTGCGGGCGGCTCGGAGAAAACCAAGTTCTACCTCTCGGCCGACTATTACAACGAGCAGGGCCTGTTCCGCAACGACCAGCTGAACCGCTACTCGTTCCGGGCCAACATCGACCAGGCCATCAACGACAAGGTGCGGGTGGGCTTGCAAAACCAGCTGACCTATTATAACCTCGACGCCCGCCGCGACCCGACCAACCTGGCCAACAAAATCAACCCGCTGTTCACGCCCTACGACGCCAACGGGGGCTTCGTGAACTACCCCAACAACGCGGCGTTTCTGAACCCGCTGGCCGACGAGCAGGCGAATGCCTACGCCAACAACACGCGCCGCACCCGCACCTTCTCGACGGCTTACGTGAGCTACCAGATTCTGCCCAGTCTGAACCTGCGCTCCAACCTGGGCCTTACGCTCTCGAATGAGCGCAGCGGCATCTACCAGGGCCAGTACTCCATCGACCGGAACGGGCAGGTCAACCAGGCTTCCTACGGCACGGGCTTCGAAACCAACTGGAGCTGGGAAAACATCCTGAACTACAACAAAACCCTCGGCGACCATTCCCTCAACGTCACCGGCGTCACGTCGCTGCTCACCTTCAACCTGGAAAACTCGGTGGCCCAGGGCCGCGGCATTCCGGTGCCCTACCAGCAATACTACGCCCTGGCCAACTCTGCCCAGCCCGTGCAGCCCTACACCAACCTGACGCGCAGCAAGCTGCTCTCCCTGACAGGGCGCGTGCAGTACGGTTACAAGAGCCGCTACCTGCTCACGCTGACGGCCCGCGAAGACGCCTCCTCCAAGCTCTACACCGGCAACAAGGCCGCGTTTTTCCCCTCGGCCGCCGTGGCCTGGCGCATCGTGGATGAGAACTTCATGAAAGGCGTAACGCCCGTGACCGACCTGAAGCTGCGCGTGAGCTACGGCCGGGCCGGCAACTACGACGTGGCCCCGTACTCGTCGCAGAGCCTGCTCACCCGCATTCCCTTCAGCTTCGGCGAAGTCAGCGCCGCCGGCTACGGCTTCGACAAACGCGTGGGCAACACCAACCTGGACTGGGAAATATCCTGGACTAAGAACGTTGGCCTCGATTTCGGCCTGATCCGCAACCGCCTCACCGGCTCCATCGACGTGTACGAAACCCTGACCAGCGACCTGCTGCTCGACAATAATCTGCCTTCTACCACGGGCCGCGGCAACATCATCGAGAACATTGGGGGCACCCGCAACCGTGGCGTGGAAGTGGGCGTGAATGCGCTGGCCGTCGAAACCCCGGATTTCCGCTGGAACGTGGGGGCTACCTGGTTCAAAAACCAGGAGCGCATCCTGGAACTGGGCGGGGCCGATGACTTGCTCAACAACCGTTTCGTGGGCTACCCCGTGCGCGTGTTCTACGACTACGAGAAAATCGGCATCTGGCAGGCTAATGAGGTCGATGCGGCCAAGGCCTTCGGCCAGAAGCCGGGGCAGATCAAGGTGAAGGACCAGAACGGGGACGGCAAGATTACGGCCGCCGCCGACCGGGTGGTGCTGGGCACGGCCGTGCCCAAGTGGAGCGGCAGCTTCAACAGCGACTTTGCCTACAAGGGCATCGACCTCTCGTTCCAGGTCTTCGCCCGCATCGGCCAGATGATCAACTACGAGTACGCCCAGATCTTCGACCCCCAGGGCATCGAAAACAGCGGCGTGCACAACTACTGGACCCCCGAAAACCCCAGCAACGACTACCCCCGGCCCGACGCGTCGCTGTCGAAGTCGACGATGCAGAACAGCCTCTACGGCACCACGCTGCAATACCGGGACGGCTCGTTTGCCAAGCTGCGCGGCGTGACGCTGGGCTACAACCTGCCCAAGGGCCTGCTGGAGAAAATCGGCGTGGGCACGGCCCGCATCTACGTGCAGGGCAAAAACCTGGTCACCGTCAGCAAGATTGACAACTACGACCCCGAGCGGGGCGGCCCCATCACCACGCCCATCCCACGGGTGGTGCTGGCCGGTATCAACCTGGGCTTTTAG
- a CDS encoding RagB/SusD family nutrient uptake outer membrane protein — protein MKFSKKIYSLLVASALVGLTSSCEKQLEEYNPSGLTPDAVYTTPAGFDNLVNAAYSYTRWWYGKEDGYSMSEMGTDLWLRGAGDVNPDLTDYTTLQSSSRAVESLWSKLYIGINVCNAGIARVGQSGMSDALKKTREGELRFLRAFYYWHIVESWGSVHFTTEETLGAVKTANRTPVDVFYKQIFDDLAVAVANLPNAPLVATEYGRVTKPAAEAFLAKMYLTRGDNQKAAELAQKVISSYGFSLQPSYASLWNMSNLENKEIVWAVNYSRDLTLNDRVDTNLYPDGHSRGGNNGHLMWMMKYDDQPGMTRDIANGRPFNRFMPTKFLLSLFDETKDSRYAASFRTVWLANTAVTTGTKPLAVGDTAILATKKVVSTAVRNTKKYRVYDVNDIYNTNGTGKNRLQYVCLRKFDDPTRPTIQEEQSSRDAYVIRLADVYLMAAEANFNLGKTDDAVKQINAVRERAALPGKVADMRITAADLSLDFILDERARELAGEQLRWFDLKRTNKLVERVRKNNPEAGASIQDYHKVRPIPQRQLDAVTNKTEFIQNPTYR, from the coding sequence ATGAAATTCTCGAAGAAGATATATAGCCTGCTGGTCGCCAGTGCCTTGGTTGGCCTGACGAGCTCCTGCGAAAAGCAGCTGGAAGAGTACAACCCCTCGGGCCTCACGCCCGACGCCGTCTACACCACCCCGGCCGGGTTCGACAACCTGGTGAATGCCGCCTACTCCTACACCCGCTGGTGGTACGGCAAGGAAGACGGCTACAGCATGTCGGAAATGGGCACCGACCTGTGGCTGCGCGGGGCCGGCGACGTGAACCCCGACCTGACCGACTACACCACCCTGCAGTCCAGCTCCCGGGCCGTGGAGTCGCTGTGGAGCAAGCTCTACATCGGCATCAACGTCTGCAACGCCGGCATTGCGCGGGTGGGGCAGTCGGGCATGAGCGACGCGCTGAAGAAAACCCGGGAAGGCGAGCTGCGCTTCCTGCGGGCCTTTTATTACTGGCACATCGTGGAAAGCTGGGGCAGCGTGCACTTCACCACCGAGGAAACCCTGGGCGCCGTGAAAACGGCCAACCGCACGCCGGTCGATGTGTTCTACAAGCAGATCTTCGATGATCTGGCCGTGGCCGTGGCCAACCTGCCCAACGCGCCCCTGGTAGCCACCGAGTACGGCCGCGTGACCAAGCCGGCCGCCGAGGCCTTTCTGGCCAAGATGTACCTGACCCGCGGCGACAACCAGAAGGCCGCCGAGCTGGCCCAGAAAGTAATTTCGAGCTACGGCTTCAGTCTGCAGCCCAGCTACGCCAGCCTGTGGAACATGAGCAACCTGGAAAACAAGGAAATCGTGTGGGCCGTGAACTACTCCCGCGACCTGACCCTGAACGACCGGGTGGATACCAACCTGTATCCCGACGGCCACTCGCGCGGCGGCAACAACGGCCACCTGATGTGGATGATGAAGTACGACGACCAGCCCGGCATGACCCGCGACATTGCCAACGGCCGGCCGTTCAACCGCTTCATGCCCACCAAGTTTCTGCTCAGCCTGTTCGACGAAACCAAGGACTCGCGCTACGCTGCCTCCTTCCGCACGGTGTGGCTGGCCAACACGGCCGTGACGACCGGCACCAAGCCCCTGGCCGTGGGCGACACGGCTATTCTGGCCACCAAGAAAGTGGTGTCGACGGCGGTGCGGAATACCAAAAAGTACCGCGTCTACGACGTCAACGACATTTATAACACCAACGGCACCGGCAAAAACCGCCTGCAGTACGTGTGCCTGCGCAAGTTCGACGACCCGACCCGGCCTACCATTCAGGAAGAGCAAAGCAGCCGCGACGCCTACGTTATCCGCCTGGCCGACGTGTATTTGATGGCCGCCGAAGCCAACTTCAACCTGGGCAAGACCGACGACGCCGTCAAGCAGATCAACGCGGTGCGGGAGCGGGCCGCCCTGCCCGGCAAAGTGGCCGACATGCGCATCACGGCCGCCGACCTGAGCCTGGACTTTATCCTGGACGAGCGGGCCCGGGAGCTGGCCGGCGAGCAGCTGCGCTGGTTTGACCTGAAACGCACCAACAAGCTCGTCGAGCGGGTCAGAAAGAACAACCCCGAAGCCGGCGCCAGCATTCAGGACTACCACAAGGTGCGGCCCATTCCGCAGCGCCAGCTCGACGCCGTCACCAACAAAACCGAGTTCATCCAGAACCCGACTTACCGGTAA
- a CDS encoding Fur family transcriptional regulator: MATPDHISLTLARHGLRQTPMRRAVLAVLFSKSFALSSHDIEQALDADTDRITLYRTLRTFEQKGVIHRVLDSSDVIRFAACAATCTEQAHADDHVHFKCSVCQHTYCLNQVAIPAVQLPGGFQATHRDYLMSGVCEQCHER; encoded by the coding sequence ATGGCCACTCCCGACCACATTTCGCTGACTCTTGCCCGCCACGGCCTGCGCCAAACGCCCATGCGGCGGGCCGTGCTGGCCGTGCTGTTCAGCAAGTCGTTTGCCTTGTCCAGCCACGATATCGAGCAGGCCCTGGACGCCGACACCGACCGGATTACACTCTACCGCACCCTGCGCACCTTCGAGCAGAAAGGCGTCATTCACCGCGTGCTCGACAGCTCCGACGTTATCCGGTTTGCGGCCTGCGCGGCCACCTGCACCGAGCAGGCCCACGCCGACGACCACGTACACTTCAAATGCTCGGTGTGCCAGCATACCTACTGCCTCAACCAGGTGGCTATTCCGGCCGTGCAGCTCCCCGGCGGCTTCCAGGCCACCCACCGCGACTACCTCATGTCGGGCGTGTGCGAGCAGTGCCACGAGCGGTGA
- a CDS encoding acyltransferase family protein, producing MPASSPAAASVNSSAAPPPAARLVSLDVFRGLTVMAMLLVNNPGDWGHIYAPLEHAEWNGCTLADLIFPFFLFIVGVSIVYALDSARCTQPHGPLLGRIARRAAVLFGLGLFGALFLQWDLATVRIPGVLARISLVFLACGVLFLKTTWRQQLGVLAALLIGYNVLLQLVPVPGLGAASLEPETNLGAWLDRLLLGEAHLWKISKTWDPEGLLSTLPAVGTGVLGLLAGQLLRLKTLEAAPKVAWLFVASGAALLLGLVWSSWLPLNKSLWTSSYVLYTGGLAGMGLATLYWLCDVQGFRRGLTPFLVYGVNAITVFFLSGLIARGLNKWQVAGPGGPVSMKQWLYDALFVSWLPDPYLASLAGGVACVLIWLGVLWAMYRRHIIIKV from the coding sequence ATGCCTGCCTCTTCGCCCGCCGCTGCTTCCGTGAATAGCTCTGCCGCCCCGCCGCCGGCCGCGCGCCTGGTATCCCTGGACGTGTTCCGGGGCCTGACCGTCATGGCCATGCTGCTGGTGAATAACCCCGGCGACTGGGGCCACATCTACGCCCCGCTGGAGCACGCCGAGTGGAACGGCTGCACCCTGGCCGACCTGATTTTTCCCTTCTTCCTGTTCATCGTGGGCGTTTCCATCGTGTATGCCCTCGATTCGGCCCGCTGCACCCAGCCGCACGGGCCGCTGCTGGGGCGCATTGCGCGGCGGGCGGCGGTGCTGTTTGGGCTGGGGTTGTTCGGCGCCCTGTTTCTGCAGTGGGACCTGGCCACGGTGCGGATTCCGGGCGTGCTGGCCCGCATCAGCCTGGTGTTTCTGGCCTGCGGGGTGCTGTTTCTCAAAACCACCTGGCGGCAGCAGCTCGGGGTGCTGGCCGCGTTGCTGATTGGCTACAACGTGCTGCTGCAGCTGGTGCCCGTGCCCGGCCTGGGGGCTGCCAGCCTGGAGCCCGAAACCAACCTGGGCGCCTGGCTCGACCGGCTGCTGCTGGGCGAGGCTCACCTCTGGAAAATCAGCAAAACCTGGGACCCGGAAGGGCTGCTGAGCACGTTGCCCGCCGTGGGCACCGGCGTGCTGGGCCTGCTGGCCGGGCAGCTGCTGCGCCTCAAAACCCTGGAGGCGGCTCCCAAGGTGGCCTGGCTGTTCGTGGCCTCGGGCGCGGCGCTGCTGCTGGGCCTGGTCTGGAGCAGCTGGCTGCCGCTCAACAAAAGCCTCTGGACCAGCTCCTACGTGCTGTATACCGGCGGGCTGGCGGGCATGGGCCTGGCCACGCTCTACTGGCTCTGCGACGTGCAGGGCTTCCGGCGCGGCCTCACGCCCTTCCTCGTCTACGGCGTGAATGCCATTACCGTGTTCTTCTTGTCCGGCCTCATTGCCCGCGGGCTGAACAAGTGGCAGGTAGCCGGCCCCGGCGGCCCGGTCAGCATGAAGCAGTGGCTCTACGACGCGCTGTTCGTGTCCTGGCTGCCCGACCCGTACCTGGCCTCCCTGGCCGGGGGCGTGGCCTGCGTGCTGATCTGGCTGGGGGTGCTGTGGGCCATGTACCGGCGGCACATCATCATCAAAGTGTAG
- the msrA gene encoding peptide-methionine (S)-S-oxide reductase MsrA, with amino-acid sequence MNLLTRCLSVLLTVGVAGSAQAQAPARSTAGAAPKDLTGLAVATFAGGCFWSHEETFEEVRGVREAVSGYAGGTTKNPSYEEVGSGQTGHAESVQVYYDPKVVTYAQLLDVFLLGAHNPTELNRQGPDTGPEYRSVAFYRTPQEKQLIEAAIRRVNASKRYSAPIVTQVTAFTGFWPAEKYHQGYYRLHPTQGYIDHVSRPKVEHFRQLFPQLLKDEKLPM; translated from the coding sequence ATGAACCTGCTCACCCGTTGTTTATCCGTTCTGCTTACCGTGGGCGTGGCCGGCTCGGCCCAGGCTCAGGCGCCCGCCCGCTCCACGGCCGGGGCCGCGCCCAAAGACCTTACCGGCCTGGCAGTGGCCACCTTCGCCGGGGGCTGCTTCTGGAGCCACGAGGAAACCTTTGAGGAAGTACGCGGCGTGCGCGAGGCGGTGTCGGGCTACGCGGGCGGCACCACCAAGAACCCCAGCTACGAAGAGGTCGGCAGCGGGCAGACCGGCCACGCCGAATCGGTGCAGGTGTACTACGACCCCAAGGTGGTCACCTACGCCCAGCTGCTCGACGTGTTTCTGCTGGGGGCGCACAACCCCACCGAGCTCAACCGCCAGGGCCCCGACACCGGCCCCGAATACCGCTCGGTAGCCTTCTACCGCACGCCCCAGGAAAAGCAGCTGATCGAGGCGGCCATCCGGCGCGTCAATGCCTCCAAGCGTTACTCCGCCCCCATCGTGACCCAGGTAACGGCCTTCACCGGCTTCTGGCCGGCCGAGAAATACCACCAGGGCTACTACCGCCTCCACCCCACCCAGGGCTACATCGACCACGTGTCGAGGCCCAAAGTGGAGCACTTCCGCCAGCTGTTTCCCCAGCTGCTGAAAGACGAAAAGCTGCCAATGTAA
- a CDS encoding anti-sigma factor family protein, with amino-acid sequence MLRIISCQRATLLLEQRAEAALPPTERNSLWLHLRYCPYCRRYARQTVLIAELARAATAAPEQAGLSAEARQRLQERLRQAGLGRS; translated from the coding sequence ATGCTACGAATCATTTCCTGCCAACGAGCCACCCTGCTGCTGGAGCAGCGCGCCGAGGCGGCCCTGCCGCCGACGGAGCGCAACAGCCTGTGGCTGCACCTGCGCTACTGCCCTTACTGCCGCCGCTACGCCCGCCAAACCGTGCTGATTGCCGAGCTGGCCCGCGCGGCCACGGCAGCTCCCGAGCAAGCCGGCTTGTCGGCCGAGGCCCGGCAGCGTCTACAGGAGCGCCTGCGCCAGGCCGGTCTGGGCCGCTCGTAA
- a CDS encoding sigma-70 family RNA polymerase sigma factor produces the protein MSLPSHLPAAAPAPPEPQLWLARYGDELYRYARARVPDAASAEELVQDTLLSALDGLASFRAEASERTWLFVILKRKLIDYYRRRARHPEIGLEALDATGPTEATFFELHNGHWRGEQHPISWDPADGPMELQELREVLRRCQQKLPPQQEAVFALRFVEELSAEEICRELGLSAANYWVLVHRAKLQLRRCLEKNGLGRAATA, from the coding sequence GTGTCCTTACCCTCGCACCTGCCCGCCGCCGCCCCGGCACCTCCCGAACCCCAGCTCTGGCTGGCCCGCTACGGCGACGAGCTCTACCGCTACGCCCGGGCCCGCGTGCCCGACGCGGCCAGCGCCGAGGAGCTGGTGCAGGATACCTTGCTCAGCGCCCTGGACGGACTGGCTTCGTTTCGGGCCGAGGCCTCGGAGCGCACCTGGCTGTTCGTGATTCTCAAGCGCAAGCTCATCGACTACTACCGCCGCCGGGCCCGCCACCCCGAAATTGGCCTGGAGGCCCTGGACGCTACCGGCCCTACGGAAGCTACTTTCTTCGAGCTCCACAACGGCCACTGGCGGGGCGAGCAGCACCCCATCAGCTGGGACCCGGCCGATGGGCCGATGGAGTTACAGGAGCTGCGCGAGGTGCTGCGGCGGTGCCAGCAAAAGCTGCCGCCCCAGCAGGAAGCCGTGTTTGCCCTGCGCTTTGTCGAAGAACTTTCCGCCGAGGAAATCTGTCGGGAGCTGGGGCTGAGTGCGGCCAACTACTGGGTACTCGTGCACCGGGCCAAGCTGCAGCTGCGGCGCTGCCTGGAAAAAAACGGCCTGGGTCGGGCTGCTACCGCGTAA
- a CDS encoding molybdopterin-dependent oxidoreductase — MTDQPQPGRLLTDAEAQQEAARRSRRSFITLGLAGLAGLGGWGWLVTRPAEQGVPQPLRRVLEANGQLAGEYLSNAQLAPVFPKSRARMPRVNGHVGLKDDLDLTAWRLRVQGYAPGGAARNQEFTLADIQALPRVEMTTELRCIEGWSTVVTWAGARLSDLLARYPLATDPRPAPGTGQPADQARYASLATPDGKYYVGLDLASALHPQTLLCYEMNGQPLTPDHGAPLRLVTPLKYGIKQLKRIGTLAFTDQRPPDYWAERGYDWHSSL, encoded by the coding sequence ATGACTGACCAACCACAACCCGGCCGGCTCCTGACCGACGCCGAGGCGCAGCAGGAAGCGGCCCGCCGCTCCCGCCGCTCGTTTATCACGCTGGGCTTGGCCGGCCTGGCGGGCCTGGGCGGCTGGGGCTGGCTCGTGACCCGGCCCGCCGAGCAGGGCGTGCCCCAGCCCCTGCGCCGGGTGCTCGAAGCCAACGGCCAGCTGGCCGGCGAGTACCTGAGCAACGCCCAGCTGGCCCCGGTGTTTCCAAAAAGCCGGGCCCGAATGCCGCGCGTGAATGGGCACGTGGGGTTGAAAGACGACCTGGACCTGACGGCCTGGCGGCTGCGCGTGCAAGGCTACGCCCCGGGCGGCGCAGCCCGCAACCAGGAGTTTACCCTGGCCGACATCCAGGCCCTGCCCCGGGTCGAAATGACCACCGAGCTTAGGTGCATTGAGGGCTGGAGCACCGTGGTGACCTGGGCCGGGGCCCGGCTTTCCGACCTGCTGGCCCGCTACCCGCTGGCTACCGACCCGCGTCCCGCGCCCGGCACCGGGCAGCCCGCCGACCAGGCCCGCTACGCTAGCCTGGCTACCCCCGACGGCAAGTACTACGTGGGCCTGGACCTGGCCAGCGCCCTGCACCCTCAGACGCTGCTGTGCTACGAGATGAACGGGCAGCCCCTCACGCCCGACCACGGCGCGCCCCTGCGCCTGGTGACCCCGCTCAAGTACGGCATCAAGCAGCTCAAGCGCATCGGCACCCTGGCCTTCACCGACCAGCGCCCCCCCGACTACTGGGCCGAGCGAGGCTACGACTGGCATTCGAGTCTGTAG
- a CDS encoding cytochrome b/b6 domain-containing protein — translation MKRLVAKHPLAIRWFHWLNFPVLALMIWSGLWIYWANDVYRLGWGHTTLLKFFPQSFYQAFHMDHKLAQGMAWHFVLMWVFALNGLAYVTYTLVSGEWRELVPNRRSLASAWQTVLHDLGIRKEPLPAQKFNGAQQIAYTAVVLMGAGSLLTGLAIYKPTQLAWLTTLLGGYEWARLEHFALTIGYVLFFVVHIAQVVRAGWNNFRAMVAGFEVVDVPDPAPAPTPPASSPTLPA, via the coding sequence ATGAAACGCCTCGTTGCAAAGCACCCGCTGGCCATCCGCTGGTTCCACTGGCTCAACTTCCCGGTGCTGGCCCTGATGATCTGGAGCGGCCTCTGGATTTACTGGGCCAACGACGTGTACCGCCTCGGCTGGGGCCATACGACGCTGCTCAAGTTTTTCCCGCAGTCGTTTTACCAGGCCTTTCATATGGACCACAAGCTGGCCCAGGGCATGGCCTGGCACTTCGTGCTGATGTGGGTGTTTGCCCTCAACGGCCTGGCCTACGTGACCTACACGCTGGTGTCGGGCGAGTGGCGGGAGCTGGTGCCCAACCGCCGTTCCCTGGCCAGCGCCTGGCAGACCGTGCTCCACGACCTGGGAATCCGCAAGGAGCCGCTGCCGGCCCAGAAGTTCAACGGGGCCCAGCAGATTGCCTACACCGCCGTGGTGCTGATGGGCGCGGGCTCCTTGCTCACCGGCCTGGCGATTTACAAGCCCACCCAGCTGGCCTGGCTGACGACCCTGCTGGGCGGCTACGAGTGGGCCCGGCTCGAGCATTTCGCCCTGACTATCGGGTACGTCCTGTTTTTCGTGGTCCACATTGCCCAGGTGGTGCGGGCCGGCTGGAACAACTTCCGGGCGATGGTAGCGGGCTTCGAGGTGGTGGACGTACCCGACCCGGCTCCGGCCCCCACGCCCCCGGCTTCCTCTCCTACTCTTCCCGCCTAA
- the msrB gene encoding peptide-methionine (R)-S-oxide reductase MsrB, with translation MRTLLCLLAATALLAFTTLRPGATRLSGAEKAVAGTYPRPRPVTGKPNEFPVRKTDAEWRKQLTPAQYFILRQQGTEPAFRNKYFNNHAKGRYYCAADHNLLFTSDTKFESGTGWPSFWAPAAEGSLKVAADNTLGMSRDEIVCAQCGGHLGHVFEDGPKPTGLRYCLDSDAMLFEAAK, from the coding sequence ATGCGTACTCTGCTTTGCCTGCTCGCGGCTACGGCGTTGTTGGCCTTCACCACGCTGCGCCCCGGCGCTACCCGCCTTTCCGGGGCCGAAAAGGCCGTGGCTGGCACTTACCCCCGGCCCCGGCCCGTCACGGGCAAGCCCAACGAGTTTCCGGTCCGCAAGACCGATGCCGAGTGGCGTAAGCAGCTCACCCCGGCCCAGTACTTTATTCTGCGCCAGCAGGGCACCGAGCCGGCCTTCCGCAACAAGTACTTCAACAACCACGCGAAGGGCCGCTACTACTGCGCCGCCGACCACAACCTGCTTTTTACCTCCGACACCAAGTTTGAGAGCGGCACGGGCTGGCCCAGCTTCTGGGCCCCGGCCGCGGAGGGCAGCCTCAAGGTCGCGGCCGACAACACCCTGGGCATGAGTCGCGACGAAATCGTGTGCGCCCAGTGCGGCGGCCACCTGGGCCACGTCTTCGAGGATGGTCCCAAGCCCACCGGCCTGCGCTACTGCCTGGACTCGGACGCCATGCTGTTTGAGGCCGCCAAGTAA